The following proteins are co-located in the Planococcus plakortidis genome:
- a CDS encoding glycine betaine ABC transporter substrate-binding protein, producing the protein MKKTAFGVLFGASAVLAACSGGAESEPIVIGGKPWTEQYILPHILGQYIEANSDYSVEYEEGLGEVSILTPALEQGDIDLYVEYTGTGLKDVLKRESTPGQSSEEVLEEVRAGYEEELGATWLEPLGFENGYTLAYAKDYDAETYSDLAEISQSEDMTFGAPHPFYERQGDGYDDMVTTYPFEFSATESFDPAIMYEAVQNGDVDVIPAFTTDSRIDLFDLKTTEDDKSFFPKYDAAPVVRMETLEEYPELKDLLNELAGQITEEEMLAMNSRVDVDQEIPSDVAREFLIEKGLIEE; encoded by the coding sequence ATGAAAAAAACAGCATTCGGAGTATTGTTCGGCGCATCCGCGGTGCTCGCTGCCTGCAGCGGCGGTGCAGAATCGGAACCGATCGTCATCGGGGGCAAGCCTTGGACAGAGCAGTATATCCTGCCGCATATTCTCGGGCAGTATATCGAGGCGAATTCGGATTATAGCGTGGAATATGAAGAAGGGCTTGGGGAAGTGTCGATCTTGACGCCGGCACTCGAGCAAGGCGATATCGACCTGTACGTCGAGTATACGGGCACCGGCCTGAAAGATGTGTTGAAGCGGGAGTCGACGCCAGGGCAATCTTCGGAAGAAGTATTGGAAGAAGTCCGGGCGGGATATGAAGAAGAGCTCGGTGCTACATGGCTTGAGCCGCTTGGATTTGAAAATGGCTATACCTTGGCTTATGCCAAAGACTATGATGCGGAAACCTATTCCGACCTGGCAGAAATCTCACAATCGGAAGACATGACTTTCGGGGCGCCACACCCATTCTATGAGCGCCAAGGAGACGGTTACGATGACATGGTCACCACGTATCCATTTGAGTTTTCAGCGACGGAAAGCTTTGATCCGGCGATTATGTACGAAGCGGTCCAGAACGGTGATGTCGATGTCATCCCGGCATTTACCACCGATAGCCGCATCGATTTATTCGACTTGAAGACGACGGAAGACGACAAGTCGTTCTTCCCAAAATATGACGCTGCCCCGGTCGTCCGGATGGAAACGCTCGAAGAATATCCTGAACTTAAGGATCTATTGAATGAGTTGGCCGGACAGATTACCGAAGAAGAGATGCTTGCGATGAACTCGCGTGTCGATGTGGACCAGGAAATCCCGAGTGATGTAGCCCGTGAATTCCTGATAGAAAAAGGCTTGATCGAAGAATAA
- a CDS encoding thiolase family protein: MREVVIVEGVRSPVGRRKGKFQEMRPDELAAIVLEELMERASVEKGAVEDVILGCVSQSGEQGGNIARTAALIAGFPDFVPGVTIDRQCGSSQQAVHFGAQAILSGDMDIVVAGGVESMTRVPMFSNMQGVKPSKKLTDRYEIINQGLSAERIAEKWGFSRRQLDAYAVKSHERALNAIGSGVYDKEIVSVDVPDERGDLQKVTKDEGPRPDTTEEVLAGLKPAFDEQGVITAGNASQMSDGASAVLLMSKEKAQELGLKPKARIVARAVVGSDPTLMLTGPIAATKKVLEKAGLAIGDMDRYEVNEAFAPVPLAWLKDIGGDPDKLNVNGGAIALGHPLGATGTKLLVSLVHELERSGSRYGLLAICEGMGMANATIIERLT, from the coding sequence ATGAGGGAAGTAGTCATCGTTGAAGGCGTCCGGTCACCTGTCGGCAGGCGCAAAGGGAAATTCCAGGAGATGCGCCCGGATGAACTCGCAGCTATCGTACTAGAAGAATTAATGGAGCGCGCGAGTGTCGAAAAAGGCGCTGTGGAAGACGTCATTCTCGGATGTGTATCGCAATCGGGTGAGCAAGGCGGCAATATCGCCAGGACCGCGGCATTGATTGCCGGGTTCCCAGACTTTGTGCCGGGCGTCACCATCGACCGCCAATGCGGTTCGAGCCAGCAAGCTGTCCACTTCGGCGCGCAGGCGATTCTGTCGGGCGATATGGATATTGTCGTCGCGGGCGGCGTAGAGAGCATGACGCGCGTGCCGATGTTTTCCAATATGCAAGGAGTGAAACCGAGTAAAAAACTGACCGATCGATACGAAATCATCAACCAAGGCCTATCTGCAGAACGCATAGCTGAAAAATGGGGATTTTCCCGCCGGCAATTGGATGCGTATGCGGTGAAGAGCCATGAACGTGCACTGAACGCAATCGGGTCAGGTGTATACGATAAGGAAATCGTCTCCGTGGATGTACCGGATGAGCGAGGCGATTTGCAGAAAGTCACAAAAGATGAAGGGCCGAGGCCTGATACGACTGAAGAAGTGCTCGCGGGTTTGAAACCTGCATTTGATGAACAAGGCGTCATCACGGCAGGCAACGCCAGCCAAATGAGCGACGGTGCGTCCGCGGTTTTATTGATGTCAAAAGAAAAAGCGCAGGAACTTGGCTTGAAACCGAAAGCGCGCATCGTTGCGCGCGCAGTTGTCGGCTCGGATCCCACCTTGATGCTGACGGGGCCGATCGCCGCGACAAAAAAAGTGTTGGAAAAAGCGGGCCTCGCGATCGGTGATATGGACCGCTACGAGGTGAATGAGGCGTTTGCGCCGGTTCCGCTCGCGTGGCTTAAGGATATCGGGGGAGATCCGGACAAGCTCAATGTCAACGGCGGCGCCATTGCGCTCGGGCATCCATTGGGTGCGACCGGCACCAAATTATTGGTGTCGCTTGTGCATGAACTGGAACGCTCAGGCAGCCGCTACGGCTTGCTCGCGATTTGCGAAGGCATGGGAATGGCGAATGCAACAATCATCGAGCGGCTTACTTGA
- a CDS encoding 3-hydroxyacyl-CoA dehydrogenase encodes MDFSKVRAIVTGGASGLGEATVRHIAQNGGRAVIFDLNESRARSVMGDFGERQVEYFETDVTNALQVEENVEKAVEKLGAINLLVNCAGIGTPGKVVSKGKPLALDRFEKVIQVNLVGSFNVLRAVAAAMQTNEPNENGERGVIISTASVAAFEGQIGQAAYSASKGGIVSMTLPIARELARDGIRVMAIAPGLMKTPMFDGLPESAIASLSAAVPFPARLGRPAEYAKLVESIFENPLLNGEVIRLDGAIRMQPK; translated from the coding sequence ATGGATTTTTCAAAAGTGAGAGCTATTGTCACCGGGGGCGCTTCCGGTTTAGGTGAGGCGACCGTGCGCCATATTGCGCAAAATGGCGGGCGTGCGGTGATTTTTGATTTGAACGAGTCACGTGCACGCAGTGTGATGGGCGATTTCGGGGAAAGGCAAGTGGAATATTTCGAAACCGATGTAACAAATGCTTTGCAAGTAGAAGAGAATGTGGAAAAAGCGGTCGAGAAGCTCGGCGCTATCAACCTGCTGGTCAATTGCGCAGGCATCGGCACACCTGGAAAAGTCGTGTCGAAAGGAAAGCCGCTTGCGCTCGACCGATTTGAAAAAGTCATTCAAGTGAATTTGGTCGGCAGTTTCAACGTATTGCGCGCCGTTGCAGCAGCCATGCAAACCAACGAGCCGAATGAGAATGGCGAGCGCGGCGTCATCATTTCGACCGCATCCGTCGCGGCATTTGAAGGCCAGATTGGGCAAGCGGCCTATAGTGCCTCAAAAGGCGGCATTGTCTCGATGACTTTGCCGATTGCGCGTGAATTGGCGCGTGACGGCATCCGCGTCATGGCCATTGCGCCGGGCCTCATGAAAACGCCGATGTTTGACGGCTTGCCGGAATCTGCAATCGCATCTCTTTCTGCGGCAGTGCCGTTTCCGGCGCGCCTTGGCCGCCCTGCGGAATACGCAAAATTGGTCGAAAGCATTTTTGAAAACCCGTTATTGAACGGGGAAGTGATTCGTTTGGATGGCGCAATCCGCATGCAGCCGAAATAA
- a CDS encoding acyl-CoA dehydrogenase family protein — translation MARYRFEEEEHTMFRKSLRKFLEKEAVPQYDQWEKDRLIPKSFWRKLGEMGFLCPQVEEQYGGLGLDFRYGVIIGEEMERVGASLTGVGLHNDITVPYIEAYGTDRQKQEWLPGCISGEYITAIAMTEPGAGSDLANISTTAVKDGDHYIVNGQKTFITNGINSTHVLVVVKTDPKAEPKHKGISLLMVEEGTPGFTKGRKLDKVGLHAQDTSELYFEDCKVPAANLVGEENKGFTYLMEKLQQERLVVALAAQIASEDMLEMTVDYVKSRKAFGKPVSAFQNTQFKLVEMATEIELGKAFLESLIEEHMAGKDVVSKVSMAKYWLTETAKKISGECMQLHGGYGYMEEYKIARRYRDIPVAAIYAGSNEIMKTIIAKRMGL, via the coding sequence ATGGCAAGGTATCGTTTTGAAGAAGAGGAGCATACGATGTTCCGCAAATCGTTGCGCAAGTTTTTGGAAAAGGAAGCGGTGCCCCAATATGATCAATGGGAAAAAGACCGCCTGATTCCGAAGTCGTTTTGGCGAAAGCTTGGCGAGATGGGCTTTTTATGCCCGCAAGTGGAAGAACAGTATGGCGGGCTGGGACTTGATTTCCGCTATGGCGTCATTATCGGGGAGGAAATGGAGCGCGTTGGGGCGAGCTTGACGGGCGTCGGGCTGCACAATGACATTACCGTGCCATATATTGAAGCATATGGGACAGATCGGCAAAAGCAGGAATGGCTGCCGGGGTGCATCAGCGGTGAGTATATCACCGCCATTGCGATGACGGAACCAGGCGCTGGGTCGGACCTCGCCAATATTTCCACAACGGCCGTAAAAGACGGCGACCATTACATCGTCAATGGGCAGAAAACTTTTATCACCAACGGCATCAATTCGACCCACGTGCTAGTGGTCGTCAAGACCGACCCGAAAGCGGAGCCGAAGCATAAAGGCATCTCGCTCTTGATGGTCGAAGAAGGGACGCCTGGGTTTACGAAAGGGCGCAAGCTCGACAAAGTCGGGCTCCATGCACAGGATACGTCCGAGCTGTATTTTGAAGATTGCAAAGTGCCGGCTGCCAACCTGGTCGGCGAAGAAAACAAAGGCTTTACCTACTTGATGGAAAAACTACAGCAAGAGCGGCTCGTCGTTGCGCTTGCCGCACAAATCGCATCGGAAGACATGCTCGAGATGACGGTCGATTACGTGAAATCCCGTAAAGCGTTCGGCAAGCCGGTCAGCGCTTTCCAGAACACCCAGTTCAAGCTGGTCGAAATGGCAACCGAAATCGAACTCGGCAAAGCGTTCCTTGAATCTTTGATCGAAGAGCACATGGCCGGAAAAGACGTCGTCTCGAAAGTGTCGATGGCGAAATACTGGCTGACGGAAACCGCGAAGAAAATCTCGGGAGAATGCATGCAATTGCACGGCGGCTACGGCTATATGGAAGAATACAAGATCGCCCGGCGCTACCGGGACATTCCGGTGGCGGCAATTTATGCCGGTTCGAATGAAATCATGAAAACCATCATCGCCAAGCGGATGGGGCTCTAA
- a CDS encoding CaiB/BaiF CoA transferase family protein, with translation MEKALSGVRVLDVTYYVPGPFAGMRLAEIGAEVIKIEPPAGDPSRRMGGGLVHRAHNAGKQIVHLDLKSESGKREMLELVRSADALIETFRPGVMKKLGLDYESVKEHKGDIVYCSLSGYGQTGELAHLGSHDLNYLALSGALEQLRDNVGRPVHPTNTLADYTGGLLASEQILAALIRKFRTGAGTYLDIALAEVMAEFLPNHDAYAESGLSDHGVPEIGGSRISYAIYETKDGRFVTLGALEEKFWHNFCELAKRPDWLSWAECAPDTPEHGQVEAFFKSKSWQEWYGLSLVHDCCLAPVLTADERHRHPFFLGRATGVKTSRMR, from the coding sequence ATGGAGAAGGCATTGTCTGGCGTCCGTGTGCTGGATGTGACGTATTACGTTCCCGGGCCATTTGCCGGCATGCGGCTTGCCGAAATCGGCGCGGAAGTCATCAAAATCGAACCGCCCGCCGGCGACCCGTCGCGCAGGATGGGCGGCGGCCTTGTGCACCGTGCGCATAACGCCGGTAAACAAATCGTCCATCTGGACCTGAAATCCGAAAGCGGCAAACGCGAGATGCTCGAGCTCGTGCGTTCTGCTGACGCCCTCATCGAAACCTTCCGGCCAGGAGTCATGAAGAAGCTGGGGCTGGATTATGAAAGCGTCAAAGAGCATAAAGGCGATATCGTCTATTGCTCACTATCAGGTTATGGGCAAACAGGTGAGCTTGCGCATCTCGGCAGCCATGACCTGAATTACTTGGCGCTTTCGGGTGCCTTGGAGCAACTCCGCGACAACGTCGGCCGGCCGGTGCATCCGACCAATACGCTCGCCGATTATACCGGGGGCTTGCTTGCATCTGAACAAATCCTCGCGGCGCTGATCCGAAAGTTCCGGACAGGTGCGGGAACTTACTTGGACATTGCGCTTGCAGAAGTGATGGCGGAGTTTCTGCCGAATCACGATGCTTACGCGGAATCGGGCTTATCGGATCACGGCGTGCCGGAAATTGGCGGCAGCCGCATCAGCTACGCAATTTACGAAACGAAAGACGGCCGCTTCGTGACGCTCGGGGCTTTGGAAGAGAAGTTCTGGCACAATTTCTGCGAACTGGCGAAACGTCCCGATTGGCTGTCTTGGGCGGAGTGTGCACCGGACACGCCGGAGCACGGGCAAGTCGAGGCGTTTTTCAAATCGAAAAGCTGGCAAGAGTGGTATGGGCTGTCGCTCGTCCACGATTGCTGCTTGGCACCGGTCTTGACGGCGGATGAGCGCCATCGTCATCCTTTTTTCCTTGGGCGGGCGACAGGCGTGAAAACAAGCAGAATGCGTTAA
- the trpD gene encoding anthranilate phosphoribosyltransferase: MSRAGNMNEHTMKQRALELLEGRMDRQQMKNFLNELHEKGETADELVGMVLAMREKAVKLPKVAGELVDVCGTGGDKSFSFNISTLTAFVLAGCGMSVAKHGNRSVSSKTGSSDLLEEIGISTQLAIAEMPALVEQTGIAFLFAPAIHPALGGLREVRKEIGTPTIFNLVGPLANPLPITIQMSGVYRPDMMEPMADALMRLGRKRGAIVHGAGGLDELSLAGTNQLIVFDEQGKRSMTVHPHDVGLETAPIEAIRGGDSKRNAEIFMQVIGGTPSAYLDTVALNAGTVLYVSGRAASIAEGVHQARKSIISGETARVYELHRLASGVLV; encoded by the coding sequence ATGAGCAGAGCAGGAAATATGAATGAACATACAATGAAACAGCGAGCGCTGGAATTATTGGAAGGGCGCATGGACCGGCAGCAGATGAAAAATTTCTTGAATGAATTGCACGAAAAAGGCGAGACGGCCGATGAATTGGTCGGCATGGTCCTGGCGATGCGTGAGAAAGCAGTGAAGCTTCCTAAAGTGGCAGGCGAACTGGTGGACGTTTGCGGCACCGGCGGCGATAAATCCTTTAGCTTCAACATCAGTACATTGACGGCTTTTGTCTTGGCGGGATGCGGCATGAGCGTCGCGAAGCACGGCAACCGCAGCGTTTCCAGTAAAACCGGCAGTTCTGATTTATTGGAAGAGATCGGCATATCCACTCAATTGGCTATAGCGGAAATGCCGGCACTCGTCGAACAGACAGGCATCGCCTTCTTGTTCGCGCCGGCGATCCATCCGGCACTCGGTGGCTTGCGCGAAGTGCGCAAGGAAATCGGCACGCCGACCATCTTCAATTTGGTCGGGCCGCTAGCCAATCCTTTGCCGATCACCATCCAAATGAGCGGGGTCTACCGTCCGGATATGATGGAACCGATGGCGGATGCCTTGATGCGCCTCGGCAGAAAGCGTGGGGCGATTGTCCACGGGGCAGGTGGGCTGGATGAATTATCTCTTGCCGGAACCAACCAGTTGATCGTCTTTGACGAACAAGGCAAGCGCAGCATGACGGTCCATCCTCACGATGTCGGGCTTGAAACCGCACCGATTGAGGCGATTCGCGGAGGCGATTCGAAGCGCAATGCCGAGATTTTCATGCAAGTAATCGGCGGGACGCCGAGCGCGTACTTGGACACGGTAGCGCTGAATGCGGGAACGGTGCTTTACGTGAGCGGCCGTGCTGCAAGCATTGCGGAAGGCGTGCATCAGGCAAGAAAATCAATCATTTCAGGCGAAACGGCGCGTGTGTATGAACTGCACCGCCTGGCATCGGGGGTGCTCGTATGA
- the trpC gene encoding indole-3-glycerol phosphate synthase TrpC, with translation MTILDKIMETKRQEITAYEKHYPKTERYPDKPKLIDTLRKSRGVISEIKRASPSKGAIRMEVDVVEQARQYEGAGAAAISVLTDEQYFKGSIDDLKKVARAVSVPVLCKDFMVSEIQIERAKAAGATIILLIVAALSNEELERLFRYAESLGLEILVEVHDAAELKKAVALGAQLIGVNNRNLKTFEVSLERTAELAEKFAFDSGSVLISESGMNDAADAHRAYELGAQGVLVGEALMRSENPAAWIRQATGQEAAQ, from the coding sequence ATGACCATATTGGACAAAATCATGGAAACCAAACGGCAGGAAATCACTGCCTATGAAAAACATTATCCCAAAACCGAGCGATATCCGGACAAACCGAAGCTCATCGATACCTTGCGGAAAAGCCGCGGAGTCATTTCGGAGATCAAGCGCGCATCACCGTCAAAAGGCGCCATCCGCATGGAAGTGGACGTCGTTGAACAGGCCCGCCAATACGAAGGGGCCGGTGCAGCCGCCATTTCCGTATTGACGGATGAGCAATATTTTAAAGGGTCCATCGACGATTTGAAGAAAGTGGCGCGCGCGGTTTCGGTTCCCGTGTTGTGCAAAGATTTCATGGTCAGCGAAATCCAAATCGAACGGGCGAAAGCGGCCGGGGCAACGATCATTCTATTGATCGTCGCAGCGCTTTCGAATGAAGAATTAGAACGGTTATTCCGCTATGCAGAGTCGCTCGGTTTGGAAATCCTGGTGGAAGTGCACGATGCAGCAGAGCTGAAAAAAGCTGTAGCGCTCGGCGCACAATTGATCGGCGTCAATAACCGCAATTTAAAAACCTTTGAAGTGTCATTGGAGCGGACGGCAGAACTGGCCGAGAAATTTGCGTTTGACAGCGGTTCGGTGCTGATCAGCGAAAGCGGCATGAATGATGCAGCAGATGCGCACCGCGCCTACGAACTCGGCGCACAAGGCGTACTGGTCGGGGAAGCGTTGATGCGTTCGGAAAATCCGGCAGCCTGGATTCGCCAGGCAACAGGACAGGAGGCAGCACAATGA
- the trpB gene encoding tryptophan synthase subunit beta, translating into MTHVKICGLMEEQHVKAASQADAIGFVFAPSKRRVSIERAQELARLATNDMQRIGVFVNASYEEIDEAVKTVPLTMVQLHGDEPDELIRRIEVPVIQAFSIRTPDDVEKLNKSIADYILVDAPGTDYRGGSGHVFDWSLLENVDLDHSRLILAGGLNRDNVQAAISQTAPFMVDVSSGVETDGRKDEAKIQQFILQAKGDSMERTQEKTIDPVGFFGRYGGQFVPETLMKAVKELEAAYEEAKNDPGFQEEYQHYLSEYVGREQPLTFAARMTEAWGGPKIYLKREDLNHTGAHKVNNAIGQALLAQRMGKRKIVAETGAGQHGVATATICALFDLDCVVFMGEEDIKRQQLNVFRMKLLGARVESVTKGSGTLKDAVNEALRYWVTNVEDTHYLIGSALGPHPFPTMVRDFQSVIGLETKRQILDKEGRLPDAIVACVGGGSNAIGMFHPFVGDEKVRLIGAEAAGEGVDTERHAATLTKGSEGVLHGAMMKILQDDAGQVQEAHSISAGLDYPGIGPEHAHLADSGRVTYQAITDDEALASVIEMSRLEGIIPALESAHAVAEAKKQAQSMTADELLVICVSGRGDKDMATYAEKLEGLS; encoded by the coding sequence ATGACGCATGTAAAGATCTGTGGGTTGATGGAAGAACAGCACGTTAAAGCCGCATCGCAAGCGGATGCAATCGGCTTCGTCTTCGCCCCTAGCAAACGGCGTGTATCGATCGAACGGGCGCAGGAATTAGCGCGTCTCGCAACTAATGACATGCAGCGGATTGGCGTATTCGTCAACGCCTCCTACGAAGAAATCGATGAAGCCGTCAAGACGGTGCCGCTGACGATGGTGCAATTGCACGGCGATGAACCGGACGAGTTGATCCGGCGCATCGAAGTGCCGGTCATCCAAGCGTTCTCGATCCGTACGCCGGACGATGTAGAAAAACTGAACAAATCGATTGCGGATTATATATTGGTCGATGCGCCAGGCACCGACTACCGGGGAGGCAGCGGGCATGTATTCGATTGGAGCCTTCTGGAAAATGTAGACTTGGATCATAGCCGCCTCATTTTAGCGGGTGGATTGAATAGAGACAACGTGCAAGCGGCCATCAGCCAAACCGCTCCGTTCATGGTCGATGTGTCGAGTGGCGTGGAAACCGATGGCCGAAAAGACGAAGCGAAAATCCAGCAATTCATACTACAGGCAAAGGGTGATTCGATGGAGAGAACGCAAGAAAAGACAATAGACCCGGTAGGATTTTTTGGTCGCTACGGCGGCCAGTTCGTTCCGGAAACTTTGATGAAAGCAGTCAAAGAACTCGAGGCCGCGTATGAAGAAGCGAAGAATGACCCTGGATTCCAAGAGGAATATCAACATTATTTGAGTGAATACGTCGGCCGCGAGCAGCCGCTCACCTTCGCTGCCCGCATGACGGAAGCGTGGGGCGGTCCTAAAATTTACTTGAAGCGTGAAGATTTGAATCATACGGGTGCCCATAAAGTGAACAACGCAATCGGCCAGGCGCTGCTCGCACAGCGCATGGGCAAACGTAAAATCGTCGCTGAAACCGGAGCCGGCCAGCACGGCGTGGCAACAGCTACCATCTGTGCCTTGTTCGATTTGGACTGTGTCGTCTTCATGGGCGAAGAAGACATCAAACGCCAGCAGCTTAATGTGTTCCGCATGAAATTATTGGGCGCGCGCGTCGAGAGTGTGACAAAAGGCAGCGGCACGCTCAAGGACGCAGTAAACGAAGCGCTGCGCTACTGGGTCACCAATGTCGAAGACACACATTATTTGATCGGATCGGCACTAGGGCCGCACCCGTTCCCGACGATGGTGCGTGATTTCCAGAGTGTGATCGGGCTCGAGACAAAGCGCCAGATTCTCGATAAGGAAGGGCGCCTGCCGGATGCGATCGTCGCATGTGTCGGCGGGGGATCCAACGCCATCGGCATGTTCCATCCGTTCGTAGGCGATGAAAAAGTCCGCTTGATCGGAGCTGAAGCAGCGGGCGAAGGGGTCGATACCGAACGCCATGCTGCCACTTTGACGAAAGGGTCGGAAGGCGTGCTGCACGGGGCGATGATGAAGATCTTGCAAGACGATGCCGGGCAAGTGCAGGAAGCACATTCGATTTCGGCAGGCCTTGATTACCCGGGTATCGGGCCGGAACATGCGCACCTGGCGGATAGCGGCCGCGTCACTTATCAGGCCATCACGGATGATGAAGCGCTCGCATCGGTCATTGAAATGTCGCGCTTAGAGGGCATCATTCCGGCTTTGGAGTCTGCCCATGCGGTAGCGGAAGCGAAAAAACAAGCGCAGTCGATGACAGCGGATGAATTGCTCGTCATTTGCGTGTCCGGCAGAGGCGATAAGGATATGGCGACATACGCCGAGAAATTGGAGGGGCTGTCATGA
- the trpA gene encoding tryptophan synthase subunit alpha encodes MKRLAELKRAGHKAFVAYIMAGDGGIEKLGEQIQYLQERGVTAIEVGIPFSDPVADGPTIEAAGNRALDEGITLEKVLDAMQRFDFEVKVPLIIMTYLNPVIRFGAERFTQEAKKAGASGVIIPDLPFEHRQLIEPFAKQQELALIQLVTLTTIDSRLEEILKEAQGFVYAVTVTGITGSRDELAEEVGAFTRKVRELSPVPVYAGFGISKESHVDMLRDDVDGFIVGSAIVQAFHEGRIEGVEPLIDAVTAPHSV; translated from the coding sequence ATGAAACGATTAGCAGAACTGAAACGAGCAGGGCATAAAGCTTTTGTCGCCTATATCATGGCAGGCGACGGCGGCATTGAAAAACTGGGTGAACAGATCCAATATCTGCAAGAGCGCGGAGTGACGGCGATTGAAGTCGGGATTCCGTTTTCGGATCCGGTCGCTGACGGGCCGACGATCGAAGCGGCAGGAAACCGGGCGCTTGATGAAGGCATTACTTTGGAAAAAGTGCTCGATGCGATGCAGCGCTTCGATTTCGAAGTGAAAGTGCCGCTCATCATCATGACCTATTTGAATCCGGTCATCCGTTTCGGGGCTGAACGTTTTACACAGGAAGCGAAAAAGGCGGGGGCATCCGGCGTCATCATCCCGGATTTGCCGTTCGAGCACCGGCAATTGATCGAGCCGTTCGCGAAACAACAGGAACTTGCGCTGATCCAGCTCGTCACATTGACGACGATCGACAGCCGCTTGGAAGAGATTTTGAAAGAAGCTCAAGGTTTCGTCTATGCGGTCACCGTGACCGGCATTACGGGAAGCCGTGACGAATTGGCGGAAGAAGTCGGCGCCTTCACGCGCAAGGTGAGGGAATTGAGCCCGGTGCCAGTCTATGCGGGATTTGGGATCTCGAAAGAAAGCCACGTCGATATGTTGCGTGACGATGTCGATGGATTCATTGTCGGCAGCGCGATCGTCCAGGCGTTCCATGAAGGCCGGATTGAAGGTGTCGAACCCTTGATCGATGCAGTGACCGCCCCTCATTCGGTATAA
- a CDS encoding DNA-3-methyladenine glycosylase: protein MFEPMDDKFFEAPTLELSRDLLGKILVHELPGGIVAGRIVETEAYMGAEDRAAHSFGNRRTKRTEVMFGRSGLVYTYQMHTHTLVNVVSGPEETPRAILIRAVEPVEGVEFMAERRGQHMPMKQWTSGPGKLTKAMGITMDYNGHHFTERPLYIAEGDAVHAVSTGPRVGIGNSQEAVHYPYRFWESDNPFVSKFRP from the coding sequence ATGTTCGAGCCAATGGATGATAAGTTTTTTGAAGCCCCGACGCTTGAGTTGTCGCGGGATTTACTTGGGAAAATACTGGTCCATGAACTCCCGGGCGGCATCGTCGCTGGGAGGATCGTCGAGACTGAAGCCTATATGGGGGCGGAAGACCGGGCTGCACATAGCTTCGGCAACCGCCGCACGAAACGCACTGAAGTGATGTTTGGCAGATCCGGACTTGTTTATACGTACCAAATGCATACCCATACGCTGGTGAATGTTGTCAGCGGACCGGAAGAAACGCCGCGCGCCATCTTGATTCGTGCGGTCGAACCGGTCGAAGGCGTCGAATTTATGGCGGAGCGCAGAGGGCAGCACATGCCGATGAAGCAATGGACGAGCGGGCCCGGCAAGCTGACGAAAGCGATGGGCATCACAATGGACTATAATGGCCATCACTTCACTGAGCGGCCGCTTTATATTGCTGAGGGCGACGCAGTGCACGCTGTGTCGACAGGGCCGCGCGTCGGCATCGGGAATTCACAGGAAGCGGTCCATTATCCATACCGTTTCTGGGAATCAGACAATCCGTTCGTCTCGAAATTCCGCCCGTAA
- a CDS encoding type 1 glutamine amidotransferase domain-containing protein, translating into MAKIATLITDMFEDVEYTEPAKAFNEAGHELINIEKEAGKKVTGKQGEAVVTIDKGIDDVNPDDFDALLLPGGFSPDQLRADDRFVTFTKAFMDSKKPVFAICHGPQLLITAKALEGRKATGFKSIQVDMEYAGATVVDEEVAVCQDQLVTSRQPDDIPAFNRESLKLLENK; encoded by the coding sequence ATGGCAAAAATTGCAACGTTAATTACAGATATGTTCGAAGACGTGGAGTATACAGAACCGGCAAAAGCGTTTAACGAAGCGGGCCATGAACTGATCAATATCGAAAAGGAAGCGGGCAAGAAAGTGACCGGCAAGCAAGGCGAAGCCGTCGTCACGATCGATAAAGGCATCGATGACGTAAACCCGGATGACTTCGATGCGCTGCTATTGCCGGGCGGGTTCTCGCCGGACCAATTGCGCGCAGATGATCGTTTCGTGACATTCACGAAAGCATTCATGGATTCGAAAAAACCGGTTTTCGCAATCTGCCACGGGCCGCAGCTATTGATTACGGCGAAAGCTTTGGAAGGCCGCAAAGCGACAGGATTCAAATCGATCCAAGTTGATATGGAATACGCTGGCGCAACTGTGGTGGACGAAGAAGTGGCTGTTTGCCAAGATCAATTGGTAACAAGCCGCCAGCCGGATGATATCCCGGCATTCAACCGCGAGTCACTGAAATTGCTTGAAAACAAATAA